The Solanum lycopersicum chromosome 6, SLM_r2.1 genome has a window encoding:
- the LOC101254391 gene encoding uncharacterized protein isoform X1, which yields MGSNLEPVAVTSQKHDPAWKHCEMFKNGDRVQLKCIYCGKIFKGGGIHRIKEHLAGQKGNASTCLRVQPDVRLLMQDSLNGVVMKKRKKQKLAEEITTYNAIDTSDIAAEFTDTCGLNTQVDLLPMSQAIEHTSSLFLNRDQGPNNRKKKSRIRKGASSSNNLPIINQSKRVNNQVHMAVARFLLDARVPLDAVNSVYFQPMIDVIASQGPPVSAPSYHDLRSWVLKSSVQEVRTDIDQCSSTWARTGCSVLIDELITGKGKILLNFLVYCPQGTMFLRSVDASTLINSTDYLYELLKEVVDEIGVRNVLQVVTSNEERYVIAGKRLTDAYPTLFWTPCAAHSIDLMLEDFNKLEWIDTIMEQAKSISRFIYNNNILLSMMRKFTLGVDLVDLGVTRSATDFLTLKRMQNIKHNLQSMVTSVEWAESPYSKKPEGFALLDYISNQSFWSTCSLICRLTDPILRLLRMVSSEERPAMPYVYAGVYRAKETIKKELVNKKDYSVYWNIIDHRWESLQRHPLHAAGFYLNPKFFYTTEEDVHLHIRSLVYDCIEKLVPDPKIQDKIVKETTSYLNSAGDFGRKMAVRARDTLFPAEWWSTYGGGCPNLARLAIRILSQTSSLIRSKPGRIPIEEMHETTNCIEHQRLNDLAFVQYNMWLRQRKNQEPDCMDSISYEKMELVHNWVSRREQMSEDLESSDWMAVDPPLGSIAPLGPLIDDIEALGTGFDDFEIFGGPKDSEEEIGEENTVNE from the exons ATGGGTTCTAATTTGGAACCAGTAGCAGTTACTTCACAAAAACATGACCCAGCATGGAAGCATTGTGAAATGTTTAAGAATGGGGATAGGGTACAGttgaagtgtatatattgtggcaaaatatttaagggGGGTGGAATTCATAGGATTAAGGAACATCTTGCAGGTCAAAAAGGTAATGCATCTACTTGTTTGAGAGTTCAGCCTGACGTTCGCCTTCTAATGCAAGATAGTTTAAATGGTGTtgtaatgaagaagagaaaaaaacaaaaacttgcTGAAGAAATAACAACTTATAATGCCATTGATACTAGTGACATTGCTGCTGAATTTACTGATACATGTGGCCTCAATACCCAAGTTGACTTGCTTCCAATGTCGCAAGCTATTGAACATACCTCTAGTTTATTTTTGAATAGAGACCAAGGTCCTAATAATAGGAAGAAAAAAAGTAGGATTAGAAAAGGGGCATCTTCCTCAAATAATCTACCAATTATTAACCAGTCCAAAAGAGTGAACAATCAAGTGCATATGGCAGTAGCCAGATTCCTTTTAGATGCTAGGGTGCCTCTTGATGCTGTAAATTCTGTTTATTTCCAACCAATGATTGATGTGATCGCTTCCCAAGGACCACCAGTTTCTGCCCCTTCTTATCATGACCTAAGAAGCTGGGTTCTAAAATCTTCAGTTCAAGAAGTGAGGACTGATATTGATCAATGTTCAAGCACCTGGGCAAGGACTGGTTGTTCTGTTTTGATTGATGAGTTGATTACGGGAAAGGGTAAAATACTGCTTAACTTTTTGGTCTATTGCCCCCAAGGGACAATGTTTTTGAGGTCTGTCGATGCATCTACCCTAATTAATTCCACGGATTATCTCTATGAGTTGCTTAAGGAAGTAGTGGACGAAATTGGTGTGAGAAATGTGTTGCAAGTAGTAACTAGTAATGAGGAGCGATACGTTATTGCTGGGAAAAGGCTCACTGATGCTTACCCTACACTCTTTTGGACGCCTTGTGCTGCTCACTCCATTGACTTGATGCTCGAGGACTTTAATAAACTTGAGTGGATCGATACAATAATGGAACAAGCCAAGTCAATATCAAGATTCATCTACAATAATAACATTCTCTTGAGTATGATGAGAAAGTTTACCTTGGGAGTTGACTTAGTTGATTTGGGAGTTACACGCTCTGCAACCGACTTTTTGACTCTAAAAAGAATGCAAAATATCAAACACAATTTGCAATCAATGGTTACTTCAGTGGAGTGGGCAGAGAGCCCATATTCAAAGAAACCAGAGGGGTTTGCCCTGCTAGATTATATTAGTAATCAGTCCTTTTGGTCTACTTGCAGCTTGATTTGCCGCTTGACAGATCCCATCTTGAGGCTTTTAAGGATGGTCAGTAGTGAGGAGAGGCCTGCTATGCCGTACGTTTATGCAGGGGTCTATCGAGCAAAAGAAACAATTAAGAAAGAGCTTGTCAATAAGAAGGATTACTCAGTTTATTGGAATATTATTGATCACAGGTGGGAATCACTTCAGCGTCATCCTCTTCATGCTGCAGGGTTTTACCTCAATCCCAAGTTTTTCTATACTACTGAGGAGGACGTGCACCTCCATATCAGATCACTTGTATATGATTGTATAGAGAAATTGGTTCCTGATCCTAaaatccaagacaaaattgtGAAAGAAACTACTTCTTACCTCAACAGTGCTGGAGATTTTGGGAGGAAAATGGCAGTAAGAGCCAGAGACACTCTTTTTCCTG CTGAGTGGTGGTCAACATATGGTGGAGGGTGCCCAAATTTGGCTCGCTTGGCCATCCGTATTCTCAGTCAAACATCAAGTTTGATTAGGTCTAAGCCAGGTCGAATTCCTATAGAAGAGATGCATGAAACAACAAATTGCATTGAACATCAAAGACTTAATGATCTTGCTTTTGTTCAGTACAACATGTGGCTGAGGCAAAG GAAGAACCAGGAGCCGGATTGTATGGACTCCATTTCCTATGAAAAAATGGAACTTGTCCATAATTGGGTTTCCAGGAGGGAACAAATGTCGGAGGACTTGGAAAGTTCAGACTGGATGGCCGTTGACCCTCCTTTGGGAAGCATAGCTCCCTTAGGTCCattaattgatgatattgaAGCCTTAGGCACAG GTTTTgatgattttgaaatttttggtgGACCAAAAGATAGTGAAGAAGAGATTGGAGAGGAGAACACTGTAAACGAGTAA
- the LOC101254391 gene encoding uncharacterized protein isoform X3: MGSNLEPVAVTSQKHDPAWKHCEMFKNGDRVQLKCIYCGKIFKGGGIHRIKEHLAGQKGNASTCLRVQPDVRLLMQDSLNGVVMKKRKKQKLAEEITTYNAIDTSDIAAEFTDTCGLNTQVDLLPMSQAIEHTSSLFLNRDQGPNNRKKKSRIRKGASSSNNLPIINQSKRVNNQVHMAVARFLLDARVPLDAVNSVYFQPMIDVIASQGPPVSAPSYHDLRSWVLKSSVQEVRTDIDQCSSTWARTGCSVLIDELITGKGKILLNFLVYCPQGTMFLRSVDASTLINSTDYLYELLKEVVDEIGVRNVLQVVTSNEERYVIAGKRLTDAYPTLFWTPCAAHSIDLMLEDFNKLEWIDTIMEQAKSISRFIYNNNILLSMMRKFTLGVDLVDLGVTRSATDFLTLKRMQNIKHNLQSMVTSVEWAESPYSKKPEGFALLDYISNQSFWSTCSLICRLTDPILRLLRMVSSEERPAMPYVYAGVYRAKETIKKELVNKKDYSVYWNIIDHRWESLQRHPLHAAGFYLNPKFFYTTEEDVHLHIRSLVYDCIEKLVPDPKIQDKIVKETTSYLNSAGDFGRKMAVRARDTLFPAEWWSTYGGGCPNLARLAIRILSQTSSLIRSKPGRIPIEEMHETTNCIEHQRLNDLAFVQYNMWLRQRTRSRIVWTPFPMKKWNLSIIGFPGGNKCRRTWKVQTGWPLTLLWEA; encoded by the exons ATGGGTTCTAATTTGGAACCAGTAGCAGTTACTTCACAAAAACATGACCCAGCATGGAAGCATTGTGAAATGTTTAAGAATGGGGATAGGGTACAGttgaagtgtatatattgtggcaaaatatttaagggGGGTGGAATTCATAGGATTAAGGAACATCTTGCAGGTCAAAAAGGTAATGCATCTACTTGTTTGAGAGTTCAGCCTGACGTTCGCCTTCTAATGCAAGATAGTTTAAATGGTGTtgtaatgaagaagagaaaaaaacaaaaacttgcTGAAGAAATAACAACTTATAATGCCATTGATACTAGTGACATTGCTGCTGAATTTACTGATACATGTGGCCTCAATACCCAAGTTGACTTGCTTCCAATGTCGCAAGCTATTGAACATACCTCTAGTTTATTTTTGAATAGAGACCAAGGTCCTAATAATAGGAAGAAAAAAAGTAGGATTAGAAAAGGGGCATCTTCCTCAAATAATCTACCAATTATTAACCAGTCCAAAAGAGTGAACAATCAAGTGCATATGGCAGTAGCCAGATTCCTTTTAGATGCTAGGGTGCCTCTTGATGCTGTAAATTCTGTTTATTTCCAACCAATGATTGATGTGATCGCTTCCCAAGGACCACCAGTTTCTGCCCCTTCTTATCATGACCTAAGAAGCTGGGTTCTAAAATCTTCAGTTCAAGAAGTGAGGACTGATATTGATCAATGTTCAAGCACCTGGGCAAGGACTGGTTGTTCTGTTTTGATTGATGAGTTGATTACGGGAAAGGGTAAAATACTGCTTAACTTTTTGGTCTATTGCCCCCAAGGGACAATGTTTTTGAGGTCTGTCGATGCATCTACCCTAATTAATTCCACGGATTATCTCTATGAGTTGCTTAAGGAAGTAGTGGACGAAATTGGTGTGAGAAATGTGTTGCAAGTAGTAACTAGTAATGAGGAGCGATACGTTATTGCTGGGAAAAGGCTCACTGATGCTTACCCTACACTCTTTTGGACGCCTTGTGCTGCTCACTCCATTGACTTGATGCTCGAGGACTTTAATAAACTTGAGTGGATCGATACAATAATGGAACAAGCCAAGTCAATATCAAGATTCATCTACAATAATAACATTCTCTTGAGTATGATGAGAAAGTTTACCTTGGGAGTTGACTTAGTTGATTTGGGAGTTACACGCTCTGCAACCGACTTTTTGACTCTAAAAAGAATGCAAAATATCAAACACAATTTGCAATCAATGGTTACTTCAGTGGAGTGGGCAGAGAGCCCATATTCAAAGAAACCAGAGGGGTTTGCCCTGCTAGATTATATTAGTAATCAGTCCTTTTGGTCTACTTGCAGCTTGATTTGCCGCTTGACAGATCCCATCTTGAGGCTTTTAAGGATGGTCAGTAGTGAGGAGAGGCCTGCTATGCCGTACGTTTATGCAGGGGTCTATCGAGCAAAAGAAACAATTAAGAAAGAGCTTGTCAATAAGAAGGATTACTCAGTTTATTGGAATATTATTGATCACAGGTGGGAATCACTTCAGCGTCATCCTCTTCATGCTGCAGGGTTTTACCTCAATCCCAAGTTTTTCTATACTACTGAGGAGGACGTGCACCTCCATATCAGATCACTTGTATATGATTGTATAGAGAAATTGGTTCCTGATCCTAaaatccaagacaaaattgtGAAAGAAACTACTTCTTACCTCAACAGTGCTGGAGATTTTGGGAGGAAAATGGCAGTAAGAGCCAGAGACACTCTTTTTCCTG CTGAGTGGTGGTCAACATATGGTGGAGGGTGCCCAAATTTGGCTCGCTTGGCCATCCGTATTCTCAGTCAAACATCAAGTTTGATTAGGTCTAAGCCAGGTCGAATTCCTATAGAAGAGATGCATGAAACAACAAATTGCATTGAACATCAAAGACTTAATGATCTTGCTTTTGTTCAGTACAACATGTGGCTGAGGCAAAG AACCAGGAGCCGGATTGTATGGACTCCATTTCCTATGAAAAAATGGAACTTGTCCATAATTGGGTTTCCAGGAGGGAACAAATGTCGGAGGACTTGGAAAGTTCAGACTGGATGGCCGTTGACCCTCCTTTGGGAAGCATAG
- the LOC101254391 gene encoding uncharacterized protein isoform X2, whose amino-acid sequence MFKNGDRVQLKCIYCGKIFKGGGIHRIKEHLAGQKGNASTCLRVQPDVRLLMQDSLNGVVMKKRKKQKLAEEITTYNAIDTSDIAAEFTDTCGLNTQVDLLPMSQAIEHTSSLFLNRDQGPNNRKKKSRIRKGASSSNNLPIINQSKRVNNQVHMAVARFLLDARVPLDAVNSVYFQPMIDVIASQGPPVSAPSYHDLRSWVLKSSVQEVRTDIDQCSSTWARTGCSVLIDELITGKGKILLNFLVYCPQGTMFLRSVDASTLINSTDYLYELLKEVVDEIGVRNVLQVVTSNEERYVIAGKRLTDAYPTLFWTPCAAHSIDLMLEDFNKLEWIDTIMEQAKSISRFIYNNNILLSMMRKFTLGVDLVDLGVTRSATDFLTLKRMQNIKHNLQSMVTSVEWAESPYSKKPEGFALLDYISNQSFWSTCSLICRLTDPILRLLRMVSSEERPAMPYVYAGVYRAKETIKKELVNKKDYSVYWNIIDHRWESLQRHPLHAAGFYLNPKFFYTTEEDVHLHIRSLVYDCIEKLVPDPKIQDKIVKETTSYLNSAGDFGRKMAVRARDTLFPAEWWSTYGGGCPNLARLAIRILSQTSSLIRSKPGRIPIEEMHETTNCIEHQRLNDLAFVQYNMWLRQRKNQEPDCMDSISYEKMELVHNWVSRREQMSEDLESSDWMAVDPPLGSIAPLGPLIDDIEALGTGFDDFEIFGGPKDSEEEIGEENTVNE is encoded by the exons ATGTTTAAGAATGGGGATAGGGTACAGttgaagtgtatatattgtggcaaaatatttaagggGGGTGGAATTCATAGGATTAAGGAACATCTTGCAGGTCAAAAAGGTAATGCATCTACTTGTTTGAGAGTTCAGCCTGACGTTCGCCTTCTAATGCAAGATAGTTTAAATGGTGTtgtaatgaagaagagaaaaaaacaaaaacttgcTGAAGAAATAACAACTTATAATGCCATTGATACTAGTGACATTGCTGCTGAATTTACTGATACATGTGGCCTCAATACCCAAGTTGACTTGCTTCCAATGTCGCAAGCTATTGAACATACCTCTAGTTTATTTTTGAATAGAGACCAAGGTCCTAATAATAGGAAGAAAAAAAGTAGGATTAGAAAAGGGGCATCTTCCTCAAATAATCTACCAATTATTAACCAGTCCAAAAGAGTGAACAATCAAGTGCATATGGCAGTAGCCAGATTCCTTTTAGATGCTAGGGTGCCTCTTGATGCTGTAAATTCTGTTTATTTCCAACCAATGATTGATGTGATCGCTTCCCAAGGACCACCAGTTTCTGCCCCTTCTTATCATGACCTAAGAAGCTGGGTTCTAAAATCTTCAGTTCAAGAAGTGAGGACTGATATTGATCAATGTTCAAGCACCTGGGCAAGGACTGGTTGTTCTGTTTTGATTGATGAGTTGATTACGGGAAAGGGTAAAATACTGCTTAACTTTTTGGTCTATTGCCCCCAAGGGACAATGTTTTTGAGGTCTGTCGATGCATCTACCCTAATTAATTCCACGGATTATCTCTATGAGTTGCTTAAGGAAGTAGTGGACGAAATTGGTGTGAGAAATGTGTTGCAAGTAGTAACTAGTAATGAGGAGCGATACGTTATTGCTGGGAAAAGGCTCACTGATGCTTACCCTACACTCTTTTGGACGCCTTGTGCTGCTCACTCCATTGACTTGATGCTCGAGGACTTTAATAAACTTGAGTGGATCGATACAATAATGGAACAAGCCAAGTCAATATCAAGATTCATCTACAATAATAACATTCTCTTGAGTATGATGAGAAAGTTTACCTTGGGAGTTGACTTAGTTGATTTGGGAGTTACACGCTCTGCAACCGACTTTTTGACTCTAAAAAGAATGCAAAATATCAAACACAATTTGCAATCAATGGTTACTTCAGTGGAGTGGGCAGAGAGCCCATATTCAAAGAAACCAGAGGGGTTTGCCCTGCTAGATTATATTAGTAATCAGTCCTTTTGGTCTACTTGCAGCTTGATTTGCCGCTTGACAGATCCCATCTTGAGGCTTTTAAGGATGGTCAGTAGTGAGGAGAGGCCTGCTATGCCGTACGTTTATGCAGGGGTCTATCGAGCAAAAGAAACAATTAAGAAAGAGCTTGTCAATAAGAAGGATTACTCAGTTTATTGGAATATTATTGATCACAGGTGGGAATCACTTCAGCGTCATCCTCTTCATGCTGCAGGGTTTTACCTCAATCCCAAGTTTTTCTATACTACTGAGGAGGACGTGCACCTCCATATCAGATCACTTGTATATGATTGTATAGAGAAATTGGTTCCTGATCCTAaaatccaagacaaaattgtGAAAGAAACTACTTCTTACCTCAACAGTGCTGGAGATTTTGGGAGGAAAATGGCAGTAAGAGCCAGAGACACTCTTTTTCCTG CTGAGTGGTGGTCAACATATGGTGGAGGGTGCCCAAATTTGGCTCGCTTGGCCATCCGTATTCTCAGTCAAACATCAAGTTTGATTAGGTCTAAGCCAGGTCGAATTCCTATAGAAGAGATGCATGAAACAACAAATTGCATTGAACATCAAAGACTTAATGATCTTGCTTTTGTTCAGTACAACATGTGGCTGAGGCAAAG GAAGAACCAGGAGCCGGATTGTATGGACTCCATTTCCTATGAAAAAATGGAACTTGTCCATAATTGGGTTTCCAGGAGGGAACAAATGTCGGAGGACTTGGAAAGTTCAGACTGGATGGCCGTTGACCCTCCTTTGGGAAGCATAGCTCCCTTAGGTCCattaattgatgatattgaAGCCTTAGGCACAG GTTTTgatgattttgaaatttttggtgGACCAAAAGATAGTGAAGAAGAGATTGGAGAGGAGAACACTGTAAACGAGTAA
- the LOC101254391 gene encoding uncharacterized protein isoform X4, with the protein MFKNGDRVQLKCIYCGKIFKGGGIHRIKEHLAGQKGNASTCLRVQPDVRLLMQDSLNGVVMKKRKKQKLAEEITTYNAIDTSDIAAEFTDTCGLNTQVDLLPMSQAIEHTSSLFLNRDQGPNNRKKKSRIRKGASSSNNLPIINQSKRVNNQVHMAVARFLLDARVPLDAVNSVYFQPMIDVIASQGPPVSAPSYHDLRSWVLKSSVQEVRTDIDQCSSTWARTGCSVLIDELITGKGKILLNFLVYCPQGTMFLRSVDASTLINSTDYLYELLKEVVDEIGVRNVLQVVTSNEERYVIAGKRLTDAYPTLFWTPCAAHSIDLMLEDFNKLEWIDTIMEQAKSISRFIYNNNILLSMMRKFTLGVDLVDLGVTRSATDFLTLKRMQNIKHNLQSMVTSVEWAESPYSKKPEGFALLDYISNQSFWSTCSLICRLTDPILRLLRMVSSEERPAMPYVYAGVYRAKETIKKELVNKKDYSVYWNIIDHRWESLQRHPLHAAGFYLNPKFFYTTEEDVHLHIRSLVYDCIEKLVPDPKIQDKIVKETTSYLNSAGDFGRKMAVRARDTLFPAEWWSTYGGGCPNLARLAIRILSQTSSLIRSKPGRIPIEEMHETTNCIEHQRLNDLAFVQYNMWLRQRTRSRIVWTPFPMKKWNLSIIGFPGGNKCRRTWKVQTGWPLTLLWEA; encoded by the exons ATGTTTAAGAATGGGGATAGGGTACAGttgaagtgtatatattgtggcaaaatatttaagggGGGTGGAATTCATAGGATTAAGGAACATCTTGCAGGTCAAAAAGGTAATGCATCTACTTGTTTGAGAGTTCAGCCTGACGTTCGCCTTCTAATGCAAGATAGTTTAAATGGTGTtgtaatgaagaagagaaaaaaacaaaaacttgcTGAAGAAATAACAACTTATAATGCCATTGATACTAGTGACATTGCTGCTGAATTTACTGATACATGTGGCCTCAATACCCAAGTTGACTTGCTTCCAATGTCGCAAGCTATTGAACATACCTCTAGTTTATTTTTGAATAGAGACCAAGGTCCTAATAATAGGAAGAAAAAAAGTAGGATTAGAAAAGGGGCATCTTCCTCAAATAATCTACCAATTATTAACCAGTCCAAAAGAGTGAACAATCAAGTGCATATGGCAGTAGCCAGATTCCTTTTAGATGCTAGGGTGCCTCTTGATGCTGTAAATTCTGTTTATTTCCAACCAATGATTGATGTGATCGCTTCCCAAGGACCACCAGTTTCTGCCCCTTCTTATCATGACCTAAGAAGCTGGGTTCTAAAATCTTCAGTTCAAGAAGTGAGGACTGATATTGATCAATGTTCAAGCACCTGGGCAAGGACTGGTTGTTCTGTTTTGATTGATGAGTTGATTACGGGAAAGGGTAAAATACTGCTTAACTTTTTGGTCTATTGCCCCCAAGGGACAATGTTTTTGAGGTCTGTCGATGCATCTACCCTAATTAATTCCACGGATTATCTCTATGAGTTGCTTAAGGAAGTAGTGGACGAAATTGGTGTGAGAAATGTGTTGCAAGTAGTAACTAGTAATGAGGAGCGATACGTTATTGCTGGGAAAAGGCTCACTGATGCTTACCCTACACTCTTTTGGACGCCTTGTGCTGCTCACTCCATTGACTTGATGCTCGAGGACTTTAATAAACTTGAGTGGATCGATACAATAATGGAACAAGCCAAGTCAATATCAAGATTCATCTACAATAATAACATTCTCTTGAGTATGATGAGAAAGTTTACCTTGGGAGTTGACTTAGTTGATTTGGGAGTTACACGCTCTGCAACCGACTTTTTGACTCTAAAAAGAATGCAAAATATCAAACACAATTTGCAATCAATGGTTACTTCAGTGGAGTGGGCAGAGAGCCCATATTCAAAGAAACCAGAGGGGTTTGCCCTGCTAGATTATATTAGTAATCAGTCCTTTTGGTCTACTTGCAGCTTGATTTGCCGCTTGACAGATCCCATCTTGAGGCTTTTAAGGATGGTCAGTAGTGAGGAGAGGCCTGCTATGCCGTACGTTTATGCAGGGGTCTATCGAGCAAAAGAAACAATTAAGAAAGAGCTTGTCAATAAGAAGGATTACTCAGTTTATTGGAATATTATTGATCACAGGTGGGAATCACTTCAGCGTCATCCTCTTCATGCTGCAGGGTTTTACCTCAATCCCAAGTTTTTCTATACTACTGAGGAGGACGTGCACCTCCATATCAGATCACTTGTATATGATTGTATAGAGAAATTGGTTCCTGATCCTAaaatccaagacaaaattgtGAAAGAAACTACTTCTTACCTCAACAGTGCTGGAGATTTTGGGAGGAAAATGGCAGTAAGAGCCAGAGACACTCTTTTTCCTG CTGAGTGGTGGTCAACATATGGTGGAGGGTGCCCAAATTTGGCTCGCTTGGCCATCCGTATTCTCAGTCAAACATCAAGTTTGATTAGGTCTAAGCCAGGTCGAATTCCTATAGAAGAGATGCATGAAACAACAAATTGCATTGAACATCAAAGACTTAATGATCTTGCTTTTGTTCAGTACAACATGTGGCTGAGGCAAAG AACCAGGAGCCGGATTGTATGGACTCCATTTCCTATGAAAAAATGGAACTTGTCCATAATTGGGTTTCCAGGAGGGAACAAATGTCGGAGGACTTGGAAAGTTCAGACTGGATGGCCGTTGACCCTCCTTTGGGAAGCATAG